AACCTGGCCATGCTCACCGCTTTGAACCGCCCCGCCGAAATCAAGCTGCACGTGAAGGGCGCGCTGAACAACGGCGTCACGCCGGACGAGATCAAGGAGATCCTGCTGCACGCGACCGTCTACTGCGGCATCCCGGCCGGCCTCGACGCCTTCAAGGTGGCCAACCAGGTGCTGGAGGAATCGGGCGCGTTCCAGGAGAAACAGGCATGAGCGCCCCGCGCGTAGGCTTCATCGGGGTCGGCAGCATGGGCTGGCCGATGGCGACGCGGCTGCACCAGGCCGGGTTCGGCTTGACGGTGTTCGACGCCGCGCCGGGCCACGCCGCGCGCTTTGCGGCGGAAGTGGGCGGGCAGGCCGCGGCGGACTGCAAGGCCCTGGCTGCGCAAAGCGAAATCGTCGTCACCATGCTGCCGACCAGCGCCATCGTGGAAAGCGTTCTGCAAGGGCCACAGGGCGTCCTGGCCGGCTTGCGGCCCGGCGCCGTCATCGTGGAGATGAGCTCCGGTGTGCCCGCTCACACGCAGCGCCTGGCCCAGTCCGTTACGGAAGCGGGCGGCGAGCTCGTCGATGCGCCGGTATCCGGCGGCGTGCCGCGCGCCCGCACGGGCGAGCTCGCGATCATGTTCGGTGGAAGCGCCGCCACCCTGGAACGCGTGCGGCCCGTGCTGCAGGCGATGGGCAGCTCGGTGCTGCACACCGGCGCGGTCGGCAGCGCCCACGCCATGAAGGCGCTGAACAACCTGGTGTCGGCCGGCGGCTTTCTGATCGGCGTGGAAGCGATGCTGATCGGCCAGCAGTTCGGGCTCGACCCGGAGGTGATCGTCGATGTGCTCAACGCGTCGACCGGGATGAACAACTCCACGCAGAAAAAATTCAAGCAATTCGTGCTGTCGCGGGCGTTCAACTCCGGCTTCGGCCTGGACCTGATGGTCAAGGACCTTGGCATCGCGCTGGGCATGGCCGGCGACACCGGCACGCCTACCCCGTTCGCCGCCTTGTGCCGCGAGATGTGGGCGGCGGCCGGCAAGTCGCTGGGCAAGGGGCAGGACCACACCGCGGTCGCGCGCCTGTGCGAACAGTTGGCAGGCGTCGAACTGAAGCCGCGCCGCGACGGCTGAACGAGTGCGCGGCGGGACATGCGCCCGCCGGCTTTTTCCCATACCAAGATTCACCCGCGAAGGTGAAGGGCGGCGACCGCCCGCCGAGGAGACAACACATGAAAACTTTCTGGATTGCCGCGATCTGCCTGGCCCTGACCGCGAGCCCCGCGCTGGCGGACGACTATCCCGCGCGCCCCATTTCCATGGTGGTGCCTTATGCGCCGGGCGGCTCCACCGACGGCCTGGCGCGCATCGTCGCCACCGCCATGGGAAAGAACCTGGGCCAGACCGTGGTGGTCGAGAACCTGGGCGGCGGCGGCACCATGATCGGCAATCAGCGCGTGGTGCGTTCGGAGCCCGATGGCTACACCATCACGTTCGGGAATATGGGATCGCTCGCCATCGCGCCGTCGCTGTTTCCCAAATCGAACTTCGATCCGCGCCGGGACATGGTCGGCGTCGGGCTGGTGGCCACCGTGCCGATGGTGTTGTCGGTCAGCAAGGCCAGCGGCATCACAACCCTGGGGCAGCTGCTCGAGCGCCTGCGCGCCAAGCCGAATTCCGTGAACTTCGGCAACGCCGGCTCCGGTTCCACCAGCCATATCGCGGCGGTGAATTTCCTGTACGTCACCCATACCCAGGCGATGCAGGTGCCTTACCGGGGCGCGGGCCCCGCCATCGCGGACCTGATGGCGGGAACCGTGGATGCGGTGATCGACCAGACGGTGACCATGATTCCGCTGCATACCTCGGGCAGGGTGCGCGCGCTGGCAGTGGCTTCGCAAAGCCGGCTGCAGCAGTTCCCCGACGTGCCGACGTTCGCGGAAGCCGGCGTGCCGGCCTTCGACCTGAGCGTGTGGAACGGCATCGCGGCGCCGGCCGGCACCCCGCCCGCCGTCGTGGCGCGCCTGGAGAAGGCGCTGAATGCCGCGCTGGACGATCCGGAA
The sequence above is a segment of the Bordetella genomosp. 9 genome. Coding sequences within it:
- a CDS encoding carboxymuconolactone decarboxylase family protein, translating into MADKQNPVQELFDQGLQLRREVLGAEYVDGSLARANEFMMAFQRITTEWCWGYAWGRPGLEKKTRSMLNLAMLTALNRPAEIKLHVKGALNNGVTPDEIKEILLHATVYCGIPAGLDAFKVANQVLEESGAFQEKQA
- a CDS encoding NAD(P)-dependent oxidoreductase, encoding MSAPRVGFIGVGSMGWPMATRLHQAGFGLTVFDAAPGHAARFAAEVGGQAAADCKALAAQSEIVVTMLPTSAIVESVLQGPQGVLAGLRPGAVIVEMSSGVPAHTQRLAQSVTEAGGELVDAPVSGGVPRARTGELAIMFGGSAATLERVRPVLQAMGSSVLHTGAVGSAHAMKALNNLVSAGGFLIGVEAMLIGQQFGLDPEVIVDVLNASTGMNNSTQKKFKQFVLSRAFNSGFGLDLMVKDLGIALGMAGDTGTPTPFAALCREMWAAAGKSLGKGQDHTAVARLCEQLAGVELKPRRDG
- a CDS encoding Bug family tripartite tricarboxylate transporter substrate binding protein; translation: MKTFWIAAICLALTASPALADDYPARPISMVVPYAPGGSTDGLARIVATAMGKNLGQTVVVENLGGGGTMIGNQRVVRSEPDGYTITFGNMGSLAIAPSLFPKSNFDPRRDMVGVGLVATVPMVLSVSKASGITTLGQLLERLRAKPNSVNFGNAGSGSTSHIAAVNFLYVTHTQAMQVPYRGAGPAIADLMAGTVDAVIDQTVTMIPLHTSGRVRALAVASQSRLQQFPDVPTFAEAGVPAFDLSVWNGIAAPAGTPPAVVARLEKALNAALDDPEVRKSLDGLAALPPAADQRGSAAFQALIARDVPRFKKLIDEAGVTVN